The following proteins are encoded in a genomic region of Sebastes fasciatus isolate fSebFas1 chromosome 12, fSebFas1.pri, whole genome shotgun sequence:
- the pafah1b3 gene encoding platelet-activating factor acetylhydrolase IB subunit gamma yields the protein MSAEDSNPAATPTPCEDSQGDGRWMSLHNRFVSDSKDKEPDVLFVGDSLIQLMHQFGIWRQLFSPLHALNFGVGGDATQHVLWRLSNGELDNISPKVVVLWVGTNNHGQIAEQICGGIMAIIQVIKNKLPHARTLVLGILPRGKSPNPLRERNAKVNMLVQEAVSSLPHASFLNVDPGFVHTNGSISHQDMYDYLHLTPQGYQAVCDPLHAHLKSMLDKPAEN from the exons ATGAGTGCAGAAGACTCAAACCCCGCCGCCACACCCACTCCCTGTGAAGACAGCCAGGGAGATGGACGATGGATGTCTCTG caCAACCGCTTTGTGTCTGACAGCAAAGACAAAGAACCTGATGTCCTCTTTGTTGGAGACTCTCTTATTCAGCTCATGCACCAGTTTGGG ATATGGCGGCAGCTGTTCTCGCCTCTCCATGCCCTCAACTTTGGGGTGGGTGGTGATGCGACGCAACATGTGCTGTGGAGACTGAGCAACGGCGAGCTCGATAACATCAGCCCAAAG GTTGTAGTGCTGTGGGTAGGCACTAACAATCACGGTCAGATTGCTGAACAGATCTGTGGAGGCATCATGGCTATTATCCAAGTCATCAAGAACAAGCTCCCCCATGCCCGGACGCTTGTACTT GGTATACTGCCCAGAGGGAAATCGCCAAACCCTCTGCGGGAGCGAAATGCCAAGGTGAACATGCTGGTCCAAGAAGCCGTATCGTCCCTCCCCCACGCCTCTTTCCTCAACGTGGACCCAGGCTTCGTCCACACCAACGGTAGCATCTCCCATCAGGACATGTACGACTACCTTCACCTGACCCCTCAGGGCTACCAGGCTGTGTGCGACCCCCTGCACGCCCATCTCAAGTCCATGCTAGATAAGCCTGCAGAAAACTGA